Proteins encoded by one window of Gordonia jinghuaiqii:
- a CDS encoding glycosyltransferase family 4 protein has translation MSAIVQDDATGELPPSIAPIRRPVAEGVRRAVLGVLPTRGGGLFHGLDVDLPITGPSTTVATVHDLSVLDMPSASSRFRAAGESVLVRTTLRRADVLIAVSEFTADRIRKVCGRQAHVTELAPAGWARPPAPADIARVRAKYDLPERFVMQIGTIEPRKNVELVAAVARRLDIPCVLGGAGSTGPDAPSSAIGLGYVDVEDLPALYAAATVTAYASFYEGYGLPPVEAMACGGAVVASSVGALPEVAAEGAVLVADHDEDAWVRAVEPLIRDPAARAELVVAGTATAATLSWDATARRTVEAYRSAGLDVPAVDPDPAVDPDFTADPDVNAP, from the coding sequence GTGTCCGCGATCGTCCAGGACGACGCCACCGGCGAGTTGCCACCGTCGATCGCACCGATCCGGCGTCCCGTCGCCGAAGGCGTCCGCCGCGCGGTCCTCGGCGTCCTGCCCACCCGTGGCGGCGGGCTGTTCCACGGACTCGACGTCGACCTGCCGATCACCGGCCCGTCGACGACGGTGGCGACGGTGCACGATCTGTCGGTCCTCGACATGCCGTCGGCGTCGAGCCGGTTCCGCGCCGCGGGCGAGTCGGTACTCGTCCGCACGACCCTGCGCCGCGCCGACGTGCTCATCGCCGTCTCCGAGTTCACCGCCGACCGCATCCGCAAGGTGTGCGGGCGCCAGGCGCACGTCACCGAACTCGCCCCCGCCGGCTGGGCACGGCCACCCGCACCGGCCGACATCGCACGCGTCCGGGCGAAATACGATCTGCCCGAACGATTCGTGATGCAGATCGGCACGATCGAACCCCGCAAGAACGTCGAACTGGTGGCCGCGGTGGCGCGTCGCCTCGACATCCCGTGCGTGCTCGGCGGTGCGGGCTCCACCGGCCCGGATGCCCCGTCGTCGGCGATCGGCCTCGGGTACGTCGACGTCGAGGATCTGCCCGCCCTCTACGCCGCGGCCACAGTGACCGCCTACGCGTCGTTCTACGAGGGATACGGATTGCCACCGGTGGAGGCGATGGCCTGTGGCGGCGCAGTGGTCGCGAGCTCGGTGGGTGCACTACCGGAGGTGGCCGCCGAAGGCGCCGTGCTGGTGGCCGACCACGACGAGGACGCCTGGGTCCGCGCAGTGGAGCCGCTGATCCGCGACCCCGCCGCCCGCGCGGAACTCGTCGTCGCCGGCACCGCGACCGCGGCGACACTGAGCTGGGACGCCACCGCGCGCCGCACCGTCGAGGCATATCGGTCGGCCGGGCTCGACGTCCCGGCTGTCGACCCCGATCCGGCTGTCGACCCGGATTTCACGGCCGACCCAGATGTGAA